A window from Theropithecus gelada isolate Dixy chromosome 1, Tgel_1.0, whole genome shotgun sequence encodes these proteins:
- the CTBS gene encoding di-N-acetylchitobiase: MSRLQLRPWRLLSSPPRGIRGLALLALLALSLAAGTDCPCPEPELCRPIRHHPDFEVFVFDVGQKTWKSYDWSQITTVATFGKYDSELMCYAHSKGARVVLKGDVSLKDIIDPASRASWIAQKVNLAKTQYMDGINIDIEQEVNCLSPEYDALTALVKETTDTFHREIEGSQVTFDVAWSPKNIDRRCYNYTGIADACDFLFVMSYDEQSQIWSECIAAANAPYNQTLTGYNDYIKMSINPKKLVMGVPWYGYDYTCLNLSEDHICTIAKVPFRGAPCSDAAGRQVPYKTIMKQINSSISGNQWDKDQQAPYYNYKDPAGHFHQVWYDNPHSISLKATYIQNYGLRGIGMWNANCLDYSGDAVAKQQTEEMWEVLKPKLLQR, from the exons ATGTCCCGACTGCAGCTTCGACCTTGGCGCCTCCTCTCTAGCCCGCCGCGCGGCATCCGGGGTCTAGCGCTGCTGGCGCTGCTGGCGCTCTCGCTCGCGGCCGGGACCGACTGCCCATGCCCGGAGCCCGAACTCTGCCGTCCGATTCGCCACCATCCAGATTTCGAG GTCTTTGTGTTTGATGTTGGACAGAAAACTTGGAAATCTTATGACTGGTCACAGATTACAACTGTGgcaacatttggaaaatatgacTCAGAACTTATGTGCTACGCTCATTCAAAAGGAGCCAGAGTAGTACTTAAAG GAGATGTATCCTTAAAGGATATCATTGATCCTGCTTCCAGAGCATCCTGGATAGCTCAAAAAGTTAATTTGGCCAAAACACAATATATGGATGGAATTAATATCGATATAGAGCAAGAAGTTAATTGTTTATCACCTGAATATGATGCATTAACTGCTTTAGTCAAAGAAACTACAGACACTTTCCATCGTGAAATTGAGGGATCACAg GTAACCTTTGATGTAGCTTGGTCTCCAAAGAACATAGACAGAAGATGCTATAATTATACTGGAATCGCAGATGCTTGTGACTTCCTCTTTGTGATGTCTTATGATGAACAAAGTCAGATCTGGTCAGAATGTATTGCAGCAGCCAATGCTCCCTATAATCAGACATTAACTG GATATAATGACTACATCAAGATGAGCATTAATCCTAAGAAACTTGTAATGGGTGTTCCCTGGTATGGTTATGATTATACCTGCCTGAATCTGTCTGAG GATCACATTTGTACCATTGCAAAAGTCCCTTTCCGGGGGGCTCCTTGTAGTGATGCTGCAGGACGTCAGGTGCCCTACAAAACGATCATGAAGCAAATAAATAGTTCTATTTCTGGAAACCAATGGGATAAAGATCAGCAGGCTCCTTATTATAACTATAAA gATCCTGCTGGCCACTTTCATCAAGTATGGTATGATAACCCTCACAGTATTTCTTTAAAGGCAACATATATACAAAACTATGGCTTACGGGGCATCGGCATGTGGAATGCAAACTGTCTTGACTACTCTGGAGATGCTGTAGCCAAACAGCAAACTGAAGAAATGTGGGAAGTCTTAAAGCCAAAGCTGTTACAAAGATGA